A section of the Streptomyces sp. NBC_00178 genome encodes:
- a CDS encoding LacI family DNA-binding transcriptional regulator has translation MTRRLAQVAKKVGVSEATVSRVLNGKPGVSDATRQAVLSALDVLGYERPTQLRGERARLVGLVLPELQNPIFPAFAEVVGGALAQQGLTPVLCTQTKGGVSEADYVELLLQQQVSGVVFAGGLYAQADAPHDHYKVLADRKIPVVLINAAIARLGFPAVSCDDSVAIEQAWRHLVSLGHEKIGFVLGPADHVPSQRKLAAARALAEQSGVTVPDEWVARAMFSLEGGQAAAMRLLDHGVTGIICASDPLALGAVRAARRRGLSVPGDVSVVGYDDSAFMNCTEPPLTTVRQPIEAMGRAAVELLSVQIAGRTVPSDELLFEPELVVRGSTTRPPR, from the coding sequence ATGACGCGACGACTTGCTCAGGTTGCCAAGAAAGTAGGGGTCAGCGAGGCCACGGTCAGCCGGGTGCTGAACGGCAAACCGGGCGTCTCCGACGCCACACGGCAAGCCGTCCTCTCCGCCCTCGACGTCCTCGGATACGAACGCCCCACGCAGCTCCGCGGCGAGCGGGCTCGACTGGTCGGACTGGTACTGCCGGAACTGCAGAACCCGATCTTCCCGGCCTTCGCCGAAGTGGTCGGGGGTGCGCTCGCCCAGCAAGGGCTGACGCCCGTCCTCTGCACACAGACCAAGGGGGGCGTCTCCGAGGCCGACTACGTCGAGCTGCTGCTCCAGCAGCAGGTGTCGGGAGTCGTGTTCGCCGGTGGGCTCTACGCCCAGGCCGACGCTCCCCACGATCACTACAAGGTGCTCGCGGACCGCAAGATCCCCGTCGTACTGATCAATGCGGCCATAGCTCGCCTCGGATTCCCCGCGGTCTCGTGCGACGATTCCGTGGCCATCGAACAGGCGTGGCGCCACCTCGTCTCCCTGGGACACGAGAAGATCGGGTTCGTCCTCGGTCCGGCCGACCACGTGCCCTCCCAGCGCAAACTGGCCGCCGCCAGAGCGCTGGCCGAGCAGTCCGGGGTCACGGTGCCGGACGAGTGGGTGGCGCGGGCCATGTTCTCGCTCGAAGGCGGCCAGGCCGCGGCGATGCGGCTGCTCGACCACGGCGTCACCGGCATCATCTGTGCCAGCGACCCGCTCGCTCTCGGAGCGGTGCGGGCGGCGCGTCGCCGCGGGCTCTCCGTTCCCGGGGACGTCTCCGTCGTGGGGTACGACGATTCGGCGTTCATGAACTGCACCGAGCCGCCCCTGACCACGGTGCGGCAGCCGATCGAGGCCATGGGGCGGGCGGCCGTCGAGTTGCTCTCGGTGCAGATCGCGGGGCGTACGGTGCCGTCGGACGAGCTGCTGTTCGAGCCGGAACTGGTGGTGCGGGGTTCCACCACCCGCCCGCCCCGGTAG
- a CDS encoding sensor histidine kinase, whose translation MSAPPTTSRGPRRFGRPRRVFSQVLLMQLAVITGVAVLATGLFLAPLSAQLDDQAMRRALAIAQSTAAQPQIAESLLTTGASPHGPVQVAAERIRRSTGAEYVVIMDVHGVRWSHTDTSRIGGVVSTDPSTALAGRSVMEIDNGTLGRSARGKVPLRDGSDRVIGAVSVGIAYDSVRARLLSVIPVLLAYAGGALAVGALAAYLISRRLQRQTHDLAFSDISALLTEREAMLHSIREGVVALDRTGHIRLLNDEAERLLGLGPDATGRTPEEALGPGRTADVLAGKVVGDDLVTVRGSRVLLANRMPTDDGGAVATLRDRTELEHLGRELDSTHGLIDALRAQDHEHANRLHTLLGLLELEMHEDAMDFVTEVVGVHRATAEQVTEKVHDSLLASLLVGKAAVAAERGVALRMVPGSLLPDRLVDPRGLVTALGNLVDNALDAAAGSADARIDVGLHAEGRTAVLRVHDSGPGVAAEDRDSIFTEGWSTKEVPAHGKRGLGLPLVRRFAERQGGSVSVARSDEGGGAVFTVVLPEALRETPTGSEPGPEEATAGRERPGVRPDGPSAHAPSANSGEAL comes from the coding sequence ATGAGCGCCCCACCGACCACCTCGCGGGGACCGCGCCGGTTCGGCCGGCCGAGGCGGGTCTTCTCACAGGTCCTCCTGATGCAGCTGGCTGTCATCACCGGCGTCGCCGTTCTCGCCACCGGGCTCTTTCTGGCGCCGCTCAGTGCGCAACTCGACGATCAGGCCATGCGACGCGCCCTGGCCATCGCGCAGAGCACGGCGGCGCAGCCGCAGATCGCCGAGTCCCTGCTCACCACCGGGGCGAGTCCGCATGGTCCCGTCCAGGTCGCGGCCGAAAGGATCCGGCGATCGACCGGCGCCGAGTACGTCGTGATCATGGACGTACACGGAGTGCGCTGGTCCCACACCGACACCTCCCGCATCGGTGGCGTCGTCTCGACCGACCCCAGCACCGCGCTCGCCGGCAGGTCCGTGATGGAGATCGACAACGGCACGCTCGGCCGGTCCGCCCGCGGCAAGGTGCCGCTGCGCGACGGATCGGACCGAGTCATCGGGGCCGTCTCGGTCGGCATCGCGTACGACAGCGTCCGCGCCCGGCTGCTCTCCGTGATCCCCGTGCTCCTGGCCTACGCGGGCGGGGCACTGGCCGTGGGCGCCCTGGCGGCGTATCTGATCTCCCGCCGCCTCCAACGGCAGACCCACGATCTGGCGTTCTCCGACATCTCCGCGCTGCTGACGGAACGCGAAGCCATGCTGCACAGCATCCGTGAGGGCGTCGTCGCGCTGGACCGAACCGGGCACATCAGGCTCCTCAACGACGAGGCCGAACGTCTGCTCGGCCTCGGCCCGGACGCCACCGGCAGGACGCCCGAAGAAGCCCTCGGTCCGGGCCGGACGGCCGACGTGCTGGCGGGGAAGGTCGTCGGCGACGATCTGGTGACCGTACGCGGCAGCCGTGTGCTCCTCGCCAACCGGATGCCGACCGACGACGGCGGCGCCGTCGCCACCCTGCGCGACCGTACCGAGCTGGAGCACCTCGGCCGTGAACTCGACTCCACCCACGGCCTGATCGACGCGCTCCGCGCTCAGGACCACGAGCACGCGAACCGTCTGCACACCCTCCTGGGGCTCCTGGAGCTGGAGATGCACGAGGACGCGATGGATTTCGTCACGGAGGTCGTCGGCGTCCACAGGGCCACGGCCGAACAGGTCACCGAGAAGGTGCACGACTCTCTGCTGGCCTCGCTCCTGGTCGGCAAGGCCGCCGTCGCCGCGGAGCGGGGTGTGGCCCTGCGGATGGTGCCGGGGTCACTGCTGCCGGACCGGCTGGTGGATCCGCGCGGTCTGGTCACCGCCCTCGGCAATCTCGTGGACAACGCCTTGGACGCGGCCGCGGGGTCCGCCGACGCCCGGATCGATGTCGGCCTGCATGCCGAGGGGCGTACGGCGGTACTGCGGGTGCACGACAGCGGGCCGGGTGTGGCCGCGGAGGACCGGGACTCCATCTTCACCGAGGGCTGGTCGACCAAGGAGGTTCCGGCCCACGGCAAGCGCGGACTCGGACTGCCCCTCGTACGCCGCTTCGCTGAGCGACAGGGCGGCAGCGTCTCCGTGGCGAGGTCGGACGAAGGC